One Cottoperca gobio chromosome 23, fCotGob3.1, whole genome shotgun sequence genomic region harbors:
- the cdnf gene encoding cerebral dopamine neurotrophic factor, with product MRSSTEGWDAMQLIITTNATMTVFSLAILLFFRGFTFSEAGNCEVCVDFLYRLYGSLSSAHRELTPSLVEEELIQACSVAQGKEARLCYYLGATSDAAARVTASVSRPLASHVPVEKICQRLSSTDTQICQLRYEPQLKDLSSDGLKKLRVLELRNILASWGEECRGCLEKHEFVSLIQEKAALHAHSMEL from the exons ATGAGGAGCTCAACTGAAGGCTGGGATGCCATGCAGCTAATAATAACTACAAACGCTACCATGACGGTGTTCTCCCTCGCCATTCTGCTGTTTTTCAGAGGGTTTACTTTTTCTGAGGCAGGCAACTGTGAAG tgtgtgtggacTTTCTCTACAGACTGTATGGCAGTCTGAGCTCAGCCCACAGAGAACTCACTCCTTCCCTGGTGGAGGAAGAGCTGATCCAGGCCTGCTCTGTCGCCCAGGGCAAGGAGGCGAGGCTG TGTTACTACCTAGGAGCCACTAGTGATGCAGCAGCCCGCGTCACAGCATCAGTGTCTCGACCTCTGGCCTCCCACGTCCCCGTTGAGAAGATCTGCCAGCGCCTCAGCAGCACAGACACGCAGATCTGTCAGCTCAGATATG AGCCTCAGCTGAAGGATCTGAGCAGTGATGGGCTCAAGAAGTTGAGAGTGTTGGAGCTGAGGAACATTTTAGCCTCGTGGGGAGAAGAGTGTCGAGGCTGTCTGGAGAAACACGAGTTTGTCAGCCTCATCCAGGAGAAAGCAGCGCTGCACGCTCACAGTATGGAACTGTGA